From the Primulina tabacum isolate GXHZ01 chromosome 3, ASM2559414v2, whole genome shotgun sequence genome, one window contains:
- the LOC142538789 gene encoding putative xyloglucan endotransglucosylase/hydrolase protein 32 codes for MALFLLAWIGFVFMLRSSNAQGPPSPGYYPTTIIGSIGFDQGFRNRWSPQHQSLDQGTLTVWLDRTSGSGFKSLDSYSSGYFGAAIKLQPGYTAGVITSFYLSNNEDHPGDHDEIDIEFLGTTLDKPYVLQTNVYMRGSGDGNNIIGREVRFHLWFDPTKAFHNYAILWNPSEIIFFVDDVPIRMYPRKSDATFPLRPMYVYGSIWDASSWATENGRYKADYNYQPFVGKYNNFKISGCKGAASCRLITATPSGSGGLSSQQYAAMSWAQNRYKFYDYCEDSQRDHRLTPEC; via the exons ATGGCTCTCTTTCTTTTAGCGTGGATCGGCTTTGTTTTCATGCTGAGAAGTAGCAATGCACAGGGTCCGCCTTCTCCAGGCTACTATCCCACCACTATAATAGGATCGATCGGTTTCGACCAAGGGTTCAGGAATCGCTGGAGTCCTCAGCATCAAAGTCTCGACCAAGGCACACTCACTGTTTGGCTTGATAGGACCTCAG GAAGTGGATTTAAATCACTTGATTCTTATTCATCTGGTTATTTCGGTGCCGCAATCAAGCTTCAACCTGGTTACACGGCTGGAGTTATTACATCTTTCTAC CTTTCAAACAATGAAGACCATCCAGGGGATCACGATGAAATCGACATCGAGTTCTTGGGAACGACGCTGGACAAGCCTTATGTGTTGCAAACAAATGTTTACATGAGAGGGAGTGGGGATGGCAACAATATCATAGGGAGAGAAGTGAGATTTCACCTTTGGTTCGATCCCACCAAAGCCTTCCACAACTACGCCATTCTCTGGAACCCATCCGAGATCAT ATTTTTTGTGGATGATGTGCCCATTAGAATGTATCCTAGGAAAAGTGATGCCACTTTTCCATTAAGGCCAATGTATGTATATGGATCCATATGGGATGCTTCTTCATGGGCTACCGAAAACGGCCGGTATAAAGCGGATTACAACTATCAACCCTTCGTCGGAAAGTACAATAACTTCAAGATAAGTGGTTGCAAAGGGGCCGCCTCGTGCCGCCTCATCACCGCCACGCCCTCCGGTTCTGGCGGGCTGAGCAGCCAACAATATGCTGCAATGAGTTGGGCCCAAAATAGGTACAAGTTTTATGACTATTGTGAGGACTCACAGAGAGACCATAGGCTCACACCTGAGTGTTGA
- the LOC142539200 gene encoding putative glucuronoxylan glucuronosyltransferase IRX7 has product MNESDNQRPIRSRGFYVRMKLLHATRNSRNPEKGFFYRYFKWILWFSVSFYLFSSFLASHGDPPTSISRTTVSISKASRALVEESSANSTTTTHVHGVSGLLKGMKVYIYDLPSSYNADWLSNERCRSHLFASEVAIHKALMSSEVRTLDPWEADFFFVPVYVSCNFSSVNGFPAIGHARSLLASAVRLLSSQFTFWNRSLGSDHIFVASHDFGSCFHTMESVATVEGVPQFLKNSIILQTFGVTYKHPCQEVENVVIPPYVSPESLRDTVSRSPLTGQRDIFAFFRGKMEVHPKNVSGHFYSKKVRTLIWRKYGNDRRFYLRRRRFAGYQSEILRSTFCLCPLGWAPWSPRIVESVVLGCVPVIIADGIRLPFSSAVPWSEISLTVAEDNIANLGKILEYVAATNLTAIQSNLWDPKIRNALIFRDPMVRDDSTWQVLLSLSEKLHRSHKSQ; this is encoded by the exons ATGAACGAATCTGATAACCAAAGACCCATCAGAAGCAGAGGATTCTATGTGAGGATGAAGCTTTTACACGCCACAAGAAACAGCAGAAACCCAGAGAAAGGCTTCTTTTACAGATATTTCAAATGGATTCTCTGGTTTTCCGTTTCTTTCTATTTGTTCTCTTCTTTTCTAGCTTCACATGGCGATCCTCCAACCTCTATTTCAAGAACCACTGTTTCCATTTCCAAAGCTTCACGCGCTTTAGTCGAAGAGTCGTCCGCTAACTCCACCACCACTACCCATGTTCATGGTGTTTCGGGTTTGTTGAAGGGAATGAAGGTGTATATCTACGATTTGCCGTCGAGTTATAATGCCGACTGGCTTTCAAACGAACGTTGCCGCAGCCATTTGTTTGCTTCGGAGGTGGCCATTCATAAGGCGTTGATGAGTAGTGAAGTAAGGACATTGGATCCTTGGGAGGCTGATTTTTTCTTCGTCCCTGTTTATGTTTCCTGCAATTTTAGCTCTGTTAATGGATTCCCCGCCATTGGCCACGCACGTTCCCTATTGGCCTCCGCCGTCCGTCTCTTGTCGTCGCAGTTTACGTTTTGGAACCGCAGCCTTGGTTCTGACCATATTTTCGTCGCGTCCCATGATTTTGGTTCCTGCTTCCACACAATG GAGAGCGTGGCTACGGTGGAAGGAGTGCCTCAATTTTTGAAGAATTCTATAATTCTGCAAACTTTTGGGGTGACCTACAAGCACCCATGTCAAGAAGTGGAGAATGTGGTGATTCCACCCTACGTTTCGCCGGAAAGCCTACGAGACACGGTGTCAAGGTCGCCGTTAACTGGGCAGCGCGATATATTTGCGTTTTTCAGGGGAAAAATGGAAGTCCATCCCAAAAACGTTAGCGGCCATTTTTACAGCAA GAAGGTGCGGACACTCATATGGCGGAAGTATGGGAATGACCGGAGGTTTTACTTGCGGCGGCGGAGGTTCGCCGGTTACCAGTCGGAGATTCTTCGATCAACATTTTGTCTATGCCCATTGGGTTGGGCTCCGTGGAGTCCAAGGATTGTTGAATCCGTCGTATTAGGATGTGTCCCGGTCATAATAGCCGACGGTATCCGGCTGCCCTTCTCCTCCGCCGTTCCTTGGTCGGAGATATCGCTCACAGTAGCGGAGGACAATATAGCCAACCTCGGCAAAATCCTGGAATACGTGGCTGCTACCAACCTTACAGCAATTCAAAGTAACCTGTGGGACCCAAAGATTAGGAATGCGCTGATCTTCCGCGATCCAATGGTCCGAGACGATTCCACGTGGCAGGTGCTGTTGTCCCTATCTGAGAAACTCCACAGGTCCCACAAAAGTCAATAG